A DNA window from Zingiber officinale cultivar Zhangliang chromosome 3A, Zo_v1.1, whole genome shotgun sequence contains the following coding sequences:
- the LOC122053922 gene encoding ASC1-like protein 3 isoform X2, with product MEKIYFDNGVGFPEPENLFLVLVFAFGSFLARLFLDRVVYKPFSMKLLRYKAVPMVNDEAKWTKIIKSCESMWKLTYYASVQIWVISIIKQEPWSLNTKEYFKGWPNQELKSSLMLFYMCQCGFYIYSIVALIAWETRRKDFSIMMSHHIITSILIGFSYITRFFRIGTIILALHDTSDVFMESAKLFKYSGMEMAASFLFGLFAVSWFLLRLICFPFWIIKSSRLSSAPATRVSNSCHG from the exons ATGGAAAAAATCTATTTCGATAATGGAGTCGGCTTCCCGGAGCCGGAAAATCTCTTTCTGGTCCTCGTCTTCGCATTCGGATCGTTCCTGGCTCGCCTCTTTCTCGATCGCGTAGTCTATAAG CCTTTTTCTATGAAATTATTAAGATATAAAGCTGTTCCTATGGTGAACGATGAGGCTAAATGGACAAAAATTATAAAGTCTTGTGAGTCAATGTGGAAGCTGACATATTATGCTAGTGTTCAAATATGGGTAATTTCAATTATCAAGCAGGAGCCTTGGTCATTAAATACAAAGGAATACTTCAAAGGGTGGCCAAATCAAGAATTGAA GTCTTCTTTGATGCTCTTCTACATGTGCCAATGTGGATTTTACATTTATAGTATTGTTGCTCTCATTGCCTGGGAAACTCGcagaaaagatttttcaataatGATGTCTCATCACATAATAACCTCAATTTTGATTGGATTTTCCTACATTACCAG GTTTTTCCGTATTGGAACTATAATTCTTGCTCTTCATGATACGAGCGATGTGTTTATGGAGTCAGCTAAGTTGTTCAAATATTCAGGAATGGAAATGGCAGCTAGCTTTTTATTTGGACTTTTTGCTGTATCATGGTTTCTTCTGAGATTAATATGCTTTCCCTTCTGGATAATCAAGTCCTCAAGGTTGTCTTCAGCACCAG CTACGAGAGTTTCGAATTCTTGTCATGGATGA
- the LOC122053921 gene encoding uncharacterized protein LOC122053921 isoform X2: MAEDLRLPAELLDDGFFHGFIVDDNDKVRDLLNEVELRRWIQHQHRLPNQARNPSPFLAHRQLQAARIRHLKQQQLMQQQFWLERQRNAKGVGGGHCPSFSPSRRTPFQVQHQPLPASGMTTVFLSVSGARKEPTGTGVFLPRTSNSKPQPQKKSDSFLGRTTNPVRRSPQPGGGGAAIRTPMSCLPHEWTY, translated from the exons ATGGCAGAGGACCTTCGGCTTCCTGCTGAGCTCCTGGACGACGGTTTTTTCCACGGCTTCATCGTCGACGACAACGACAAG GTGCGGGACCTGCTCAATGAGGTGGAGCTCCGGCGGTGGATCCAGCACCAGCATCGGCTCCCGAATCAAGCGAGGAACCCTAGTCCCTTTCTCGCCCATCGTCAGCTGCAGGCGGCTCGA ATCCGGCACCTGAAGCAGCAGCAGTTAATGCAGCAGCAATTCTGGTTGGAAAGACAAAGGAACGCAAAAGGAGTTGGCGGCGGTCACTGCCCTAGTTTTTCTCCTTCCCGGCGTACTCCATTTCAAGTCCAGCATCAGCCCCTTCCCGCGTCCGGCATGACAACTGTCTTCCTTTCCGTGTCCGGCGCCAGAAAAGAACCCACTGGCACCGGCGTCTTCCTCCCCCGAACGTCCAACAGCAAGCCCCAGCCGCAAAAGAAGTCAG ATTCATTTCTGGGAAGAACAACAAACCCTGTGAGAAGAAGTCCACAGCCTGGTGGTGGTGGTGCTGCCATTAGAACCCCCATGAGCTGCCTTCCCCATGAGTGGACCTACTGA
- the LOC122053921 gene encoding uncharacterized protein LOC122053921 isoform X1 codes for MAEDLRLPAELLDDGFFHGFIVDDNDKVRDLLNEVELRRWIQHQHRLPNQARNPSPFLAHRQLQAARIRHLKQQQLMQQQFWLERQRNAKGVGGGHCPSFSPSRRTPFQVQHQPLPASGMTTVFLSVSGARKEPTGTGVFLPRTSNSKPQPQKKSGNPHPQRQPTSRPPDSFLGRTTNPVRRSPQPGGGGAAIRTPMSCLPHEWTY; via the exons ATGGCAGAGGACCTTCGGCTTCCTGCTGAGCTCCTGGACGACGGTTTTTTCCACGGCTTCATCGTCGACGACAACGACAAG GTGCGGGACCTGCTCAATGAGGTGGAGCTCCGGCGGTGGATCCAGCACCAGCATCGGCTCCCGAATCAAGCGAGGAACCCTAGTCCCTTTCTCGCCCATCGTCAGCTGCAGGCGGCTCGA ATCCGGCACCTGAAGCAGCAGCAGTTAATGCAGCAGCAATTCTGGTTGGAAAGACAAAGGAACGCAAAAGGAGTTGGCGGCGGTCACTGCCCTAGTTTTTCTCCTTCCCGGCGTACTCCATTTCAAGTCCAGCATCAGCCCCTTCCCGCGTCCGGCATGACAACTGTCTTCCTTTCCGTGTCCGGCGCCAGAAAAGAACCCACTGGCACCGGCGTCTTCCTCCCCCGAACGTCCAACAGCAAGCCCCAGCCGCAAAAGAAGTCAGGTAATCCTCATCCCCAACGCCAACCAACTAGCCGCCCTCCAG ATTCATTTCTGGGAAGAACAACAAACCCTGTGAGAAGAAGTCCACAGCCTGGTGGTGGTGGTGCTGCCATTAGAACCCCCATGAGCTGCCTTCCCCATGAGTGGACCTACTGA
- the LOC122053922 gene encoding ASC1-like protein 3 isoform X1 has protein sequence MEKIYFDNGVGFPEPENLFLVLVFAFGSFLARLFLDRVVYKPFSMKLLRYKAVPMVNDEAKWTKIIKSCESMWKLTYYASVQIWVISIIKQEPWSLNTKEYFKGWPNQELKSSLMLFYMCQCGFYIYSIVALIAWETRRKDFSIMMSHHIITSILIGFSYITRFFRIGTIILALHDTSDVFMESAKLFKYSGMEMAASFLFGLFAVSWFLLRLICFPFWIIKSSSYESFEFLSWMNQFPTALYYIFNTMLITLLIFHAYWWKLIFAMIMKQMSNKGQVGEDIRSDSEDEG, from the exons ATGGAAAAAATCTATTTCGATAATGGAGTCGGCTTCCCGGAGCCGGAAAATCTCTTTCTGGTCCTCGTCTTCGCATTCGGATCGTTCCTGGCTCGCCTCTTTCTCGATCGCGTAGTCTATAAG CCTTTTTCTATGAAATTATTAAGATATAAAGCTGTTCCTATGGTGAACGATGAGGCTAAATGGACAAAAATTATAAAGTCTTGTGAGTCAATGTGGAAGCTGACATATTATGCTAGTGTTCAAATATGGGTAATTTCAATTATCAAGCAGGAGCCTTGGTCATTAAATACAAAGGAATACTTCAAAGGGTGGCCAAATCAAGAATTGAA GTCTTCTTTGATGCTCTTCTACATGTGCCAATGTGGATTTTACATTTATAGTATTGTTGCTCTCATTGCCTGGGAAACTCGcagaaaagatttttcaataatGATGTCTCATCACATAATAACCTCAATTTTGATTGGATTTTCCTACATTACCAG GTTTTTCCGTATTGGAACTATAATTCTTGCTCTTCATGATACGAGCGATGTGTTTATGGAGTCAGCTAAGTTGTTCAAATATTCAGGAATGGAAATGGCAGCTAGCTTTTTATTTGGACTTTTTGCTGTATCATGGTTTCTTCTGAGATTAATATGCTTTCCCTTCTGGATAATCAAGTCCTCAAG CTACGAGAGTTTCGAATTCTTGTCATGGATGAACCAATTCCCTACCGCTTTGTATTACATATTCAACACAATGCTCATTACTCTACTCATCTTCCATGCCTACTGGTGGAAACTAATATTTGCAATGATTATGAAACAGATGAGCAACAAAGGTCAAGTGGGGGAGGACATTCGGTCAG ATTCGGAAGATGAAGGATGA